The sequence below is a genomic window from Polaribacter vadi.
TATCCACATGTAAAATTAGATACATTGCCTCCTTTTTATAACGAGCCAGATTATATAAAAGCAATGAGTAATAATATTGCAAATCATTTAGAAGGTTTTGACTATGATCACATTTTATTCTCATATCATGGAATTCCTGAAAGACACATCAAAAAATCTGACCCAACAAATTCGCACTGTAAAATAGATGGTTCTTGTTGTGAACGCAATTCAGTTGCACATCATACTTGTTATAGACATCAATGTTTTGAAACTACAAAAGCAATTGCAAAAGAATTAAATTTAGAAGAAGGAACCTGGAGTAATTCTTTTCAATCTCGTTTATTAAAAGATCCTTGGTTAAAACCTTATACAGATTTTGAGTTGGAGAAATTTCCAGAACTGGGAAAGAAAAAATTAGCAGTAATTACCCCTGCTTTTGTATCTGATTGCTTGGAAACTTTAGAGGAAATTGCCATGGAAGGAGAAGAGGATTTCTTTAAAGCTGGTGGAACAAATTACAAACACATACCTTGCATGAACGATAATGACGATTGGGTTGATGTGATGAAAAACTGGATTTATGATTGGAAAATCAGCAGTTAAATTTTAAATAATTTATGAATTCCATTTAATTATTTGAAGCTATTTCCTGCTTTCCATTATATCTTTTTATGCTGAATTTATTTCAGCATCTGTTCTTATTTAAAAGCTAATTTATTTAATTTAGCAGATATAGAATCTAGTTCAGCATAAAAAGGATGTCATTTCAATCAGGGCTAAACCTGTTTGCAAACAAAAAGTATAAACTAAAATTTTTTTTTTTAATCTATGGATTTTTTATACGTAAAAGCATTACACATCATATTTGTGGTAACTTGGTTTGCTGGGTTATTTTACATACCTAGATTGTTTATTTATCAAACTGAAGCCGAAGACAAGTTAGAACCTGCAAAATCAATTTTACAAACACAATATAAGTTAATGACCAAACGTCTTTGGTATATTATTACTTGGCCTTCTGCAATTTTAGCCAGTATTTTTGGCATTTGGATGCTTATTCAAAATCCATATTATTTATCAGAACCTTGGATGTTGGTAAAAATAGCATTTGTTTTTGCGTTGTATTTTTATCACGGATTTTGCCAAAAGATCTATAACAAACTTCAGAGAGATATTATAAAATACTCCGCTTTTAAATTGCGCATTTTCAATGAAATTTCTACCATAATCCTTTTTGCAGTTGTTTTTTTAGTTACTGTAAAAAGTGCTATCAATTGGATTTGGGGAGTTGTTGGTATTATCCTTTTTGGCATTTTAATGATGTTAGGCATCAAACTTTATAAAAGAATTAGAGAAAAAAATTCTTGGGAAAAAACTGAAAAAGAGATTTTAAATGCCCCAAAAGATGAAAATAAAAAAACTTTGTAATTAAAATTATACTATTTTAAAAACATATAAATCTTCTTTTTATTATTTTTCTAATAGGCAAATAAAACAACAGCATAATTCCTGAGAGCCATTGTTAAAGGTAGATAAATAACTATGAACATCTTCGTCTGTTATTCTTAATCAGCTTTCAGCTAAATTATTCCTGGCTGCAATTCAAAAAAATCCAAAAACATAATTATTTTCTTTAGCTATTTAATAAATATCTAAAAAAAACTGTTTGATGATTAATATCATATTGTTTGTTATAAATGATGATTATTTTTAAAAATAAAAAATCAACTTATGAAAAACATTCTCTTACTCACAGATTTTTCGAAAAACTCAATTAATGCCATTCGCTATGCTTTAAATTTATTTGAAAATGATATATGTACTTTTCATATTCTTAATGTAAGAAGTCCTTCTGGATATGCTGCTGTAGATTTAATTTCTGCTGATCATGAAAGTATTTATGATAATGTTATTAAAAAAACTAAGCATAAGATTTATAAACTTATTGTTAAATTAGAAAATGAATTTGAGAATAAAAACTTTTCTTACGATACTCTAGTTAGTTATAACGATTTTGTAGCTGTGATAAATCAAATAAAAAAAATAAAAAAAATTGATTTAATTGTAATGGGCACTAATGGTGCTACTGGTGCAAAAGAAGTTATTTTTGGTAGTAATACTATAAATGTGCTAAGAAAAGTTAATTGTCCAACATTAGTTATTCCTGAAGGATGCATCTATAAACTACCAAAAGAAATACTTTTACCTTTAGATATATTAGATTCTTTAAGCGGAAATGCATTTAAAAAGCTTTTAGTTTTTGCAAAAAACTTTACTAATACATTACATATTTTAAGAATAAAACCTACTAATGAAATTTCTATAGAAGAAAAAAATGATAAAGAAAACATCAGTAAATTCTCAAAAAAATTATCTTTTAAATATTATAGGATAAGCAATGTACCAATGCAGTATGCAGTAAGTTTTTACATGCAAACGCATTCTATAGATTTAATTTCGTTATTAGTGGAAAAGGAAAGTTTTTTTGACAGATTTTTCACAGGCTCTTCCACCACTAAAATAAGTTATACTATTAATAAACCTTTACTAGTTTTCCATAACTAAAAATTTATAAATTAGAACTTATACTCACAATTCCAATTACTAGAATAAGTAAAAGTACAATAACTCTAAACTGTTCTTGAGAAATTTTATCTAATAATTTTTTACCTATCCAAGTACCTAAAATACTAACAACTATAAGTATTGGTACTAAATATAAATGTTCTTTATGCATATATCCATTAAAATAGTAGATAATAGATCTACTAAAATCTACACCTAAATCGATTATTGCAGAAGTAGCAATAAACTTATTTTTATCCATCTTAAAAGCGGCTAAAGTTATACCTCTAATGGCGCCTCCAGTTCCTAAAAGTCCTGCACTTAATCCAGATAATGAACCACCAACAATTGCATTTTTTTTATTCGGATTTATTTTTAACTTTTTAAAAATCAAAAAAAGAAGACTTAAAAGAATAAGAAAAATACCCAAAATATAAGTAAGTATTTTAGGATCTAAAAACTTGCTAAAATAAGCACCAACTGACACAAACAAGATAGCAGGAATTCCTAAATTTAAAACGATTTTTTTATCAAAACCTTTTTTAAAAATAGCTATTTTACTTGCATTACTTGATAAATGAAATAAGGCTGTAATTCCTAAAACTGACTGAAAATCGAAATAAAAATTAGCTATAGGTACAAAAAAAACAGAAGATCCAAAACCACCAACAGTTCCCAAGACTTCTGCTATTAAAGAGAGTATTATAAAAACAGGTAAATATCTTGAGAGCATCAATAAGAAATTAATCGTTTAATTTATAGTTTTACTTTTAGTAATTTCTTCATCCAATAATTTTTGATTGATTAGTTTTTCATCCTCTAAAACAAGCAGCATAAGGTTTACATAATCATAAACGGTTTCTTGTATTGATTCTGGATTTATAATATCTATATACCCTTTCCAGATTAACTCACTATCTTTTGTTGGACAAATACAGTACAAAGATGTTTCTGCATGATATACTTTATATTCATTATAATATTCTGGATTGTAATAAATATCTTGATACTTTAAATAATCGTCCTTAAATCTTCTATTAGTTTTCTGTAATTTATAATAACTTTCTTTATAGGCAATTTTATCTTCTACACCTATCACTTTTGAAAACAAAACAGTGTCAAAACCATCATCTGTAAGTTTTTTTTCGAATTCTTTTAATTCTTCTTTCGTCATTTTTTCTGTTCTTAAAGAAGGGTCAAAAATTTCTATACTCATTATCGCATTTATTCCTCGTAATTCTAATTCGTTCTTTACATGCTGTTCAAATTTTAATCTTGCTACTGTATCTTGCGTCATTCCCACCACTAAAACTTTGTCTGCTGTATAAGATTCAACATTTGGACTTTTCCAACTATCTGTCAACTGTGTAGTTGTACAATTTATGAAAAAGAACATCATAATTAAAAATAAGTAGCGTCTCATAATTTTGAATTTTAATAAATTAATTATTCAAGCAAGCGTTTTTGTTTTCCAGTTTTTTTGATATCTTTTATAATATCAAACAGTTGAATTTTAAGTAATTTGTAATCTTTTAAAAATTTATGAACGGTTACTGTTAAATGTTTATGTTCATTTTTGTATCTCTCTTCTTCTTTTGGTTGATCAATTCCATCAACCAAAATTTTAAGGTTATTTTTGTGATTATTTACTAGCTTAAGAAGTGTTTCATTTTCTTTCTTAAAACTACTTATTGTTTCAATAACTTTTTTATTTTCCTTAAAATGCTCTTTGTCAATTAATTGAAGTGTAAATGATTTTATTAAATCTTCTAAAAAGAGATGTTCGTCTTTTACAAATTCTAATTCAGATAACCATTCTTTAGAATTACTATGCATATCATCTGCACTTAACCATTCAATAAGTTTTATACTTCTATCTGTGTGTGTTGTTTTCATGATATTATTTTTTTAGATGAAAAACAGAAAGTAATCCCCTATTACTTCCTGTTTAAAAAGAAGTTTTATACAACCTCTATAATTTTTTTTCCTGCTTTCTTTTTTAAGCAGGTTTAAGTTTAAAATTCCGTTTTTATAAGTTACTTTTATCTTTATTGGTTCAAGGAAATAAGCTATTTTGATTTATTTTAATTAGTGACATATACATAAATTTAAGATTAAACTATGTTTATAATTGCTATACTAAATTAGTTATTTAAGCTGCTTTTTAAAATGATATATATCAGTTTGTTATAAAAAGAAGAAACAGTTAGTTTTCAATCATTACATCTTGAAAATATTCAATCATTTGTAATTTTAAGGCCGTAATTTTAATTAAAAAATTATGAATTTTTAATTCTAAAGTATCAATTTCTTTAATAAAGAAATTATCGCAAAATAAATCATCACACTCCACTTTTTTATCAATTTGAAATAATTGCACACCTATCTCATTTAACAACAATTTATTGGTTTCTGCAGTTTGTTTAAGTTCATTTTTAAAACCTTCTAATTTTTCAAATAAGTTTAGTTTTTCCGATTGATAAATTGGGGCATTTAAAAGTTTTTTGTAAAATTCTTGCTCGATAATTAAATTGCCAAAAGTTTCTCTTTGTTGAAGTAGATTGTACTTCAACTCTTTAATACTTTTGTCTGTATTAAAACTTTTATATTCGTTTTTAGTTTTCATAAGTATTATTTTAAATCATAATTTCTTCAATATCATTTAATTTTGGAATGGTAACATTCCATTTGTAAGTATTTTTTATTTTTACACGAAATGCATCTAAAGAAGTAGGTTCTCCATGAATTAAATATACTTTTTCTGGGATGTTTTTTATGGAGCTCATCCAGTTTAATAATCCTTTTTGATCTGCATGAGCAGACAAACTTTCAATCGATTTTATGGTTGCTTTCACTGGGTAATATTTTCCGTAAAAACGGATTTCGCTTGCACCATCTTGTAATTGTCTTCCTCTTGTTCCTTCAGCTTGATAACCAACCAATAAAACAGTTGTAGCAGTTTCATCAATTAATTGTTGTAAATACGTAAGTACTCTTCCACCTGTAACCATACCACTTCCTGCAATTACAATTTTAGATACTTTGTTATCAATTGTTTCCCAAGTTTCTCTATACGATTGTATAATATTTATGTGATTGCACATGGAATTGTATTCAGATTCGGAAAGTTTATGCCATTTAGAAAAACGCTTAAAAACGTCTAAAACGTTATTTCCCATTGGACTATCTACATAAATAGGAATATTAGGTATTTTATTTTCTTTATATAATTTCCAAAGTACATACATGAGCATTTGCAAACGTTCCACAGCAAAACTTGGAATAATGAGATTTCCTTTTTTATCAATTACTTCTCTAATTATTTTTGTTAAAACAGCTTCAACATTTTCTTCAGGGTGTAACTTGTTACCATACGTGCTTTCTATAAAAAGAAAATCTGCCCATGCTGGTTTTTTAGGATTGTCTAATAAATAATCATCAGTTCTACCAATATCACCAGAAAACACAAATCGTTTGCTGTATATATCTAATTCTATAAAAGTTGCACCAATAATATGTCCATTATATTGAAATCTATACTTAATATTTTCTGACAATGAAATCCATTTATCTTCTTGATTTGACTCGAAAAAACTAATGGTTTTCTCTACATCTTTTTTAGTAAAAAAAGGCAATGCAGGCTGATGTTTTGTATATTTTTCTTTATTTGCCTTTTCTGCTTCTTCTTCATAAATTTTAGCACTATCATTAAGAATAATTTCGGCAATTGCTAATGTTGGTGCAGTTCCTATAATTTTTCCAGAAAAACCTTGTTGTACCAATCTTGGTAAATAACCAACATGATCTAAATGTCCATGCGTTAACAAAACAACATCAATTAAAGAAGCATTAAAAGACAACTCTTGCCAATTTTGTTCTCTTAATTCTTTAAGACCTTGAAAAACACCACAATCTATTAGGATTTTTTTTTCTTGTAAATCAATCAAAAATTTTGATCCTGTAACAGTACCAACTCCGCCTAAAAAATGAATTTTTGCTAACTGTGTCATATTAATATTTTTTATAATTACATAATTGTTCTAACTCCTCTAAAATTCTTTTTTTACGGCTTTCAGAAATACCTAAATGATCTAAAAAAAATACATCTCCAATCAGATCTCTACACAAAACAATTTCTCTGCTTAACAAAAACTGTTTTTCTCTGTTTGTAAGTAATGTGGAAGTGGTAATAGGATACAATCCAAGTCTGTCTATTCGATCTTTTAGTCCATCATTTTCTGGATAATCCCAACTCAATAAGTACAACCCAATACAGTTACCAAATTTTATGGCATCTTCTGTAAAACGTGTATTTGTAACTACCCATCCTGGAGTTAGAATCGTGTTATTTTTTTGTTAGTATCCCAATGTGTTTTTATATCTTGATATCGTGAGTTTATATATAAAGGAACTTTTACATTGCAGTTATAGCCTTGTTGACTATGAAATTTACACTCAATAACCGTTGTTTCATTATTTTTATGAGCGATTACATCTACCTCATGAGAGACACATTTTCCTTGAAGTATTTTACCGACTTCTGTAACGTAACCTGAATTTTTTAAAACAGCACTAATAAAATATTCAAAAGGAAAACCTGTTGGACCTAGCTCATAAATTGCTTTTTTAAGCTTGTATTTTGAGGCTAAATAACTATTCTTTTTTTTGAGTAATACAAACGCTCTGTTATAAATTTCTTTTGTAGAAATTCCTTGATACAATTCATCTCTAACTTTATCTAAAATTTTATTTATTGTATCTTCATCTGCTCCAGTTCTTTTTAGAGATTTACTTAATTTATGTAAAGAAAATTTTACTTTTTTTCCAGAAGATTTTACAATATCTATATCTTGATTTTCCATACTAGCTAAAAGAACTGTTTATTGATTTTTAAAGAAATCTCTTACCAAAGCAATTGTTTGATTATCTGTCATACTATCTGCATTTATTGCACCTTTAATTTTTATGTTCAGGTGTTGATAGTTTTCTTGTAATTCTTTCTGAAACTTTAAATACGCTTCTGCAGGACCAAAAAGTACAATTGCATCTGCATCCTTAATTTCTTCAGAAATATTTTTAAAATATCTTTTAAGTTGATGTTTTTCACGTTCTAAATATTTACTATCCTGCACAACATCTTGTGGACCTCCTTTTAATCGAGTTCCAGAACCACCATGAATATGAAAATCTTCTACCTCAGAAACAATCGTTTTTAAAGTTTCTTTTCCGTTTTCTATGGTAATTATTTGTGCCTTTTCTTTGTCTAACCAGACTCCAATATTTTTCATAATATTCTATTTTTAGTTTCTTAAATCGTGCATTACCAGTATTGGAACTATTGAAATAAAACCTATTTCTTTTACCAAAGGTTGTGTTAAAACACTTCCAAAAAGCCAATGCTTTTTATTGATGAATGCAATCATATCACTATCTCTACTTTCCACAAAAATGTCTAATGCAGATTCTATGGAATGATGTGTTAATTCGTGAAATTCATATGAGATTTCTTCAAAAATTTCTTCAAGCATTTGCTTGTTTTCCATTTGATTATCATTTAATTTGCTGTCTTTAGAAATGTGTAAGATTGCAGTTTTTGCATCACATTTCTTAGCGATATCTACCATCGTATTTAGCTCACGTCTTTTATAATGCGTTTTGTAACTAGTAAGAAATACTATTTCTTTAGGTAAATTCTGTTTTACATTTGCAGGAACTACAATTACTGGGCAGTTTCTAACTTTTTCCATCACATAAATAGAGGTACTTCCATAGGCTACTTTTGTCTTATTTGCAGCTCCTTTAGTTCCCATTACAATCATTTCGATGTCTTTTTTTTCAACCATATTTTTAATGGCTTCTAACGGATTGTTAAAAACTGAAATTGCTTCAAAATGATGTTTAGGATTATTATATCCTTCCATTTTTATAAGATCAATTATTTTTTTTAAACCATCTTTAGATCTCGCTTTTGCCATTTCAAAAAGCTCACTACCAGGTTCTATATTTGTTAAGTTTATAACATTTCTTGTAGCAGAAAAAACATTTAAAATATAAAAATCACAATTGTCTTTTTTGTAGAGTTCTAATGCATATTTAATGGCATGCCAAGCATTTTTTGAAAAATCTGTAGGTAATAATATTTTACGTCTCATAATAATGCATTTTAAAAAATGGATATCTAGTTTACTTTAGCCAACACTTGGTATTACTAAAAAAGGTACTTTAGGATGAAAGCCTATTTTTTTTATAACTGGCTCCTTCACAATATCTTCTATAAAGCTGTGTTTATAATTAATCATGGTGAGAATATCAATCTTAAATTCGTTAACAAATGTGTTAATAGCAACTTCCTTATTATCTACTCCTTCTCCCCAATGAAAACTAGTAGGATAATCCTCTAAATAAGCTTTAAGCATCGTGAAATTATAGTTTTGTTTTTCTGATAGAATACACTTTTTACTCACATAAAATACTTTAATTTTAGAGTCATATAATTTAGATAAATCTTTTATTTGTTCCAGTTCGTTGTCATAAAAATGATTGTAATCTGTTGGAAACCCTACAAACTTTGGTGTTACAAATTCAAATTCATCTGGCACTGCTAATATGGGACAGCTTTGTATTTTATTCATTAATGCAACTGTATTGCTACCAAATAAAAATTGATGAATACCAGAACTGCCTTTTGTGCCCATAATAATCATATCAATCTTATACTTTTCCACGTTTAACTCCATACATTTCAAAAAATCATTAACACAAAACAATGTCTTAAATTCATGATCGGCATTATTACTTTCCGCTTCAACTTTTTCTTTAAGTGCTTTTAATTTTTTTTCTGATGTTTCTTTTAAATCGTCTATATATGAAGTGGTTATATAAGTACGAGTGCCAGTATTTGTAAAAGTCCATGTGTGTAAAAGATAAAACACACAAGGTTCAGTATCATATAATTTTATAGCATATTTAATGGCACTCGATGCATTTTCTGAAAAATCTGTGGGTAATAATATTTTACGTTTCATACTATTTT
It includes:
- a CDS encoding universal stress protein; this encodes MRRKILLPTDFSKNAWHAIKYALELYKKDNCDFYILNVFSATRNVINLTNIEPGSELFEMAKARSKDGLKKIIDLIKMEGYNNPKHHFEAISVFNNPLEAIKNMVEKKDIEMIVMGTKGAANKTKVAYGSTSIYVMEKVRNCPVIVVPANVKQNLPKEIVFLTSYKTHYKRRELNTMVDIAKKCDAKTAILHISKDSKLNDNQMENKQMLEEIFEEISYEFHELTHHSIESALDIFVESRDSDMIAFINKKHWLFGSVLTQPLVKEIGFISIVPILVMHDLRN
- a CDS encoding sulfite exporter TauE/SafE family protein, whose translation is MLSRYLPVFIILSLIAEVLGTVGGFGSSVFFVPIANFYFDFQSVLGITALFHLSSNASKIAIFKKGFDKKIVLNLGIPAILFVSVGAYFSKFLDPKILTYILGIFLILLSLLFLIFKKLKINPNKKNAIVGGSLSGLSAGLLGTGGAIRGITLAAFKMDKNKFIATSAIIDLGVDFSRSIIYYFNGYMHKEHLYLVPILIVVSILGTWIGKKLLDKISQEQFRVIVLLLILVIGIVSISSNL
- a CDS encoding MBL fold metallo-hydrolase RNA specificity domain-containing protein, translated to MTQLAKIHFLGGVGTVTGSKFLIDLQEKKILIDCGVFQGLKELREQNWQELSFNASLIDVVLLTHGHLDHVGYLPRLVQQGFSGKIIGTAPTLAIAEIILNDSAKIYEEEAEKANKEKYTKHQPALPFFTKKDVEKTISFFESNQEDKWISLSENIKYRFQYNGHIIGATFIELDIYSKRFVFSGDIGRTDDYLLDNPKKPAWADFLFIESTYGNKLHPEENVEAVLTKIIREVIDKKGNLIIPSFAVERLQMLMYVLWKLYKENKIPNIPIYVDSPMGNNVLDVFKRFSKWHKLSESEYNSMCNHINIIQSYRETWETIDNKVSKIVIAGSGMVTGGRVLTYLQQLIDETATTVLLVGYQAEGTRGRQLQDGASEIRFYGKYYPVKATIKSIESLSAHADQKGLLNWMSSIKNIPEKVYLIHGEPTSLDAFRVKIKNTYKWNVTIPKLNDIEEIMI
- a CDS encoding universal stress protein, with product MKRKILLPTDFSENASSAIKYAIKLYDTEPCVFYLLHTWTFTNTGTRTYITTSYIDDLKETSEKKLKALKEKVEAESNNADHEFKTLFCVNDFLKCMELNVEKYKIDMIIMGTKGSSGIHQFLFGSNTVALMNKIQSCPILAVPDEFEFVTPKFVGFPTDYNHFYDNELEQIKDLSKLYDSKIKVFYVSKKCILSEKQNYNFTMLKAYLEDYPTSFHWGEGVDNKEVAINTFVNEFKIDILTMINYKHSFIEDIVKEPVIKKIGFHPKVPFLVIPSVG
- a CDS encoding CopD family protein, coding for MDFLYVKALHIIFVVTWFAGLFYIPRLFIYQTEAEDKLEPAKSILQTQYKLMTKRLWYIITWPSAILASIFGIWMLIQNPYYLSEPWMLVKIAFVFALYFYHGFCQKIYNKLQRDIIKYSAFKLRIFNEISTIILFAVVFLVTVKSAINWIWGVVGIILFGILMMLGIKLYKRIREKNSWEKTEKEILNAPKDENKKTL
- the hemH gene encoding ferrochelatase encodes the protein MKGVLLNNLGSPDTTNVNDVKTYLDEFLMDERVIDIPYWKRYVLIKGIILNTRPKKSAAAYKKIWWDEGSPLVVISERFTEKLKKKVDIPVELAMRYGSMTMEQGIKNLVDKGVTEIFLAPLYPHYAMSSYETVVVKAEEILAEHYPHVKLDTLPPFYNEPDYIKAMSNNIANHLEGFDYDHILFSYHGIPERHIKKSDPTNSHCKIDGSCCERNSVAHHTCYRHQCFETTKAIAKELNLEEGTWSNSFQSRLLKDPWLKPYTDFELEKFPELGKKKLAVITPAFVSDCLETLEEIAMEGEEDFFKAGGTNYKHIPCMNDNDDWVDVMKNWIYDWKISS
- a CDS encoding universal stress protein — translated: MKNILLLTDFSKNSINAIRYALNLFENDICTFHILNVRSPSGYAAVDLISADHESIYDNVIKKTKHKIYKLIVKLENEFENKNFSYDTLVSYNDFVAVINQIKKIKKIDLIVMGTNGATGAKEVIFGSNTINVLRKVNCPTLVIPEGCIYKLPKEILLPLDILDSLSGNAFKKLLVFAKNFTNTLHILRIKPTNEISIEEKNDKENISKFSKKLSFKYYRISNVPMQYAVSFYMQTHSIDLISLLVEKESFFDRFFTGSSTTKISYTINKPLLVFHN